A stretch of DNA from Noviherbaspirillum sedimenti:
CTGCCAGCTGCGCCCGCACCGGCGCTGCGCCATCCGGGTAACTGGCGCGGATATGCTGCAGTTCCCGTTCCGCCAGCGAAAAACTGACTGCAATCGGGTCAAGCTGGACAATCGACACCATCGGATCGCCGCCGGGTTGTGCCAGGCTGCCCGGCCGCACACTGATCGCGCCCAGGCGGCCGCCGATGCTGGCACTGATCTTGTTATGGCTTAATGCAACGCTGCTGGACTGGATCGCCGCCTGGTCACCCCTGACCGTGCTGCGCAAGGCTGCCACCCGGCTTGCCGCGGTATCGACCACGGCTTGCGAAACAAAATTTCTGGCCAGTAGTTCCTGGTTGCGCTTGAGCGCTGCCTCAGCCTCTACGAGGTCAGCGCGGTTTTTCGCCATTTGTGCCTGGGCGTTTTCGACGCCGGCCAGATCGCTGCGGGCATCCAGCGTAAACAATAATTGCCCGGCCTTGACCTCCTGCCCTTCCCGGACATGCACGCTGCGCACAATGTTCTGGATTTGCGGACGTACATCGACGGTATTGAGCGCGGAGACATACCCATTGGCCTGGATCGTGACAGGAATCGACTTTTGCTGCGCCAGCACGCTTTTGACGATTTGCACCGGGGTACGCGGCTTTTGCACCTGCGCTTCCGGCTTGCGTTGCCAAATGAAATAAGCGACGCCGGCGACTGCGGCGAGAACGAGTACTGCGGCAATGAACTGCTTTCGTGTCACATGCATACCAGAGAGAGGAGATGGGTGGGCCTAAAATGATTCAAGGCAAAATAATAGTACTAGATGCCCAAGATTGCTGCCAGCAATCAGCCTTGATCGAAAAACCCGATAGAGGATACTGGCACCTGGCCGGCAACTGCCAAAAATGGAAGCTTGCGGCAGGATAACGGAAGAATATGACAGGGAAAAGAAAGGCGAGCCTTGTCTGCGGCACTTGTGGGGATCGGCTGTGGCTGCTTCGTTCCCGACCTGACCAGATTGACCAAGCCACAATGCGCAGGGGCCCGCCGAGCGCATTTTACCAGCAAAGCCAGGACTGCACCTGGCAATTTGCACTTGCGCCGATGCTGCAGGACTGTACTCCGTCCAATCAGATGCCCAGGTCCTGCCAGATGGCATCCACCCGTGCCTTCACTTCGTCGGTCATGGCAATCGTCCGGCCCCACTCCCGACTGGTTTCCCCCGGCCACTTGTTGGTCGCATCGATGCCCATCTTGCTGCCCAGGCCGCTGACTGGCGAAGCGAAATCCAGGTAATCAATCGGCGTCTGGTCCACCAGGGTGGTATCGCGCACCGGATCGACCCGGGTGGTGATGGCCCAGATGACTTCCTTCCAATCGCGAATGTTCACATCCTCGTCCACCACCACAATGAACTTGGTATACATGAACTGGCGCAAAAAACTCCACACCCCGAACATGACGCGCTTGGCGTGGCCGGGATAGGATTTTTTCATCTGCACCACCGCCATGCGGTAGCTGCAGCCTTCCGGCGGCAGATAGAAATCGGTAATTTCCGAGAACTGCTTTTGCAGCAGCGGGACAAATACCTCGTTCAGGGCTACGCCGAGAACGGCAGGCTCATCCGGCGGCTTGCCAGTATAGGTGGAATGATAGATCGGATCGCGCCGCATGGTGATGCGATCGATGGTAAACACCGGGAACCAGTCCTGCTCATTGTAATAGCCGGTGTGATCGCCAAATGGCCCTTCCAGGGCCATTTCGTAACCATTGACCGGACGGGGGGGCACGTTAGTGCCCTCCTGTCCCTCGAGGGCGTGTTCGTAGCCGCTCGGATGCGCCGCATCCGGATAGATGTGCCCTTCCAGCACGATCTCGGCCGACGCCGGCACTCGCAGTTCGCTGCCGAGCGCCTTGACCAGTTCGGTGCGGCTGCCACGCAGCAAGCCGGCGAACTGGTATTCCGACAAGCTGTCCGGCACCGGCGTGACTGCGCCCAATATCGTCGCCGGATCGGCCCCGAGCGCCACCGCGACGGGGTACGGTTTGCCGGGATGGGCAA
This window harbors:
- a CDS encoding efflux RND transporter periplasmic adaptor subunit codes for the protein MTRKQFIAAVLVLAAVAGVAYFIWQRKPEAQVQKPRTPVQIVKSVLAQQKSIPVTIQANGYVSALNTVDVRPQIQNIVRSVHVREGQEVKAGQLLFTLDARSDLAGVENAQAQMAKNRADLVEAEAALKRNQELLARNFVSQAVVDTAASRVAALRSTVRGDQAAIQSSSVALSHNKISASIGGRLGAISVRPGSLAQPGGDPMVSIVQLDPIAVSFSLAERELQHIRASYPDGAAPVRAQLAGGQEVGGTLYFIDNAADAQTGTIRMKAQFPNQDRRMWPGTYVSVRLVARTLPDAVVVPAQAIVTGPVDKFVYVVQPDDTVKPQNVEVLTIAQGEAAVAGLNAGARVVVEGTQNLRPGSKIQEAGAKKGQGASGAARVQKDAA
- a CDS encoding UbiD family decarboxylase, whose protein sequence is MKYTDLRDFIKQLQAIGELKRVGHPVSPHLEMTEVCDRTLRAGGPALLFEHPTGHTMPVLANLFGTPRRVALGMGAQDVSELRRIGQLLASLKEPEPPKGFKDALGLGSLLKALWDMAPKESRSAPCQDIVWEGNDVDLAKLPIQHCWPGDIAPLITWGLVITKGPHKKRQNLGIYRQQVLARNKVIMRWLAHRGGALDFREHAIAHPGKPYPVAVALGADPATILGAVTPVPDSLSEYQFAGLLRGSRTELVKALGSELRVPASAEIVLEGHIYPDAAHPSGYEHALEGQEGTNVPPRPVNGYEMALEGPFGDHTGYYNEQDWFPVFTIDRITMRRDPIYHSTYTGKPPDEPAVLGVALNEVFVPLLQKQFSEITDFYLPPEGCSYRMAVVQMKKSYPGHAKRVMFGVWSFLRQFMYTKFIVVVDEDVNIRDWKEVIWAITTRVDPVRDTTLVDQTPIDYLDFASPVSGLGSKMGIDATNKWPGETSREWGRTIAMTDEVKARVDAIWQDLGI